The Halobacterium hubeiense genome contains the following window.
GGTCGCGTTCGACCATCTCACGGGCGGCGTCGCGGGTCGGTTCGTCGATGGCGATGCCGCCGAGAAACGCCGCTCCGGCGGGGCGCGCGCAGGCCTCCGCCCACTCGGCGTCGGACTCGCCGCTGAGGCTCGCGAGCGCGACGCGCGGCGCGAACATCAGGCCACCTCCCCGCTGGCGCGCTCGACGGCCTGCTGGCACGCGCGAGCGACGCGCTCGGCGTCCGCGTCGTCGTTCATCTCGGTGTCCGTGCGGACGACGGGCCGGTCGAGGCTCGTGTTGTCGGCGTCGTCGAGCACGAACGCGTCCGCGAACGGGTAGGCGTCCGCGACGCCCGCCGTCGACGGCTCGTAGCCCACTGCGTCCATCAGTTTCGCCGCTGGCCCCGAGAACACTTCGTCCTCGACGAACGGCGAGACGGCGACCACGGTGGTCTCGCGGAGCGCCTCGCGAACGCCGTCGAGCGCGAGCATCGGGCCGATACTCGTGACGGGGTTCGACGGGCCGATGACCACGGGGCCGTCCCGGAGCGCCTCGAGGGCGGCGTCGCTCGGGGCGGCTCGGTCGGCGCCGCGGAATTCCACGTCCTCGACCGCGGGCTCGCCGTCCTCGGCGACCCAGAACTCCTGGAAGTGGACGGGGCCGTCGGGCGTGTGGACGATGGTCGCGACGGGGTCGTCGCTCATCGGCACCACGTCGGCGGTGACGTCGAAGGCGTCCGCGAGCGTCCGCGTGACCTCGGTGAGAGAGTTGCCCTCGTCGAGGAGGCTGGTGCGGAGGACGTGGACCGCGCGGTCGCGGTCCCCGATGAACATGAACTCCGACGCCGCCGAGAAGCGCCGCCAGCGCGCGAGGTCGCGGCCCGCGGTCTGTCGGTCGTCGGGGAGGTAGCGCGGACCCGGTTCGATGCCCGCCTCCCGGGAGAGGTCCGTGAGGTAGTCGTGGGTCGTCGCGTCGTCGCCCTCGATGCCCCACCACGTCTCGCGGTCCAGCACGCCGCCGCCCTCGAACAGCACGGTGTCGACGTCGGGACAGACGAACAGGCCACCGAGCTCCACGTCGTCGCCGGTGTTCGCGACGACCGTGGCGTCGGCGGGGTCGAAGACCTCGCGGCCGCCCGCGAGGAGCTTGGGGGTACCCGTCCCCCCGGCGAGGAACGTCGTCATGGCTCGTCGTCGGTGCGCGGTCGGGTAAACCCTTGCGTCACCGAAGCGAGCGGGAGAATCAGGCGGAAGTGTTCGCGCGCGCCTCGTCGAGCCACGCGGGCTCGGAGACCTCCGTCGAGCCCACGTCGAGGTACTGCTGGTTCAGGGACGCCGACGCTTCGCCGTCGCCCGTATCGATGGACAGCGAGTACCCGAACTCGGTCACGAGCCCGTCGTCGGTGACGCGGACCTCCGAGCTGACGTTCGTGAGGTTACTCGTGTCGAGGTTGGCGAAGCCGGGCGCTGACTCGTTGATTGCATCGACGCCGTTGGCCTCGTAGACGTGAACCGTCGTTCCGTCGGCGCTCTCAGTGCCGTTGTAGGAGAACGCGAACAGGCCGACGAACGACGCCAGCTGGTCGCCCGCGAGCTGGGTGGTGTTCGGGGTCTGCTGGGGGACCGCGTACTGCGTCTGGTTACCCACAGTGACGCGCTGGAACGCCGTCCCGTTGCCGTAGCCGTACTGCAGGACGTTCTGACCGCGGACCGTCCGGTTGGAGAGGTACGCGCCGGAGTCGAGGTCGACCGCCGTCGAGCCCTCGCGGGTGAACGACTGGCCGGCCTGCGTCTGCGTCGACGTGGAGACGAGCGTGAACGACCCGGCCTCGCGGACCACGGCCTCGTGGTTCTGTGCGACCGTCGTTCCGTTCAGCGGCGACTCGTACACTGCGTCGGCGCCGGTCGCGGTCCCGGGCGCCGTCGTCCCGGCGCCCCCGCCGGCGCTACAGCCGGCGAGCACGAGGAGAGCGGCGACCGCGACAGCCGCAATCTGTTTTCGCATGCTCGCGATTCGAGGGGCGCGCGGAAAACCCCTCCGAACGCCGCCAGCGGGCCGCGTCCGACCGACGGCCCGTAGACGGCCGGCCACGGCTTTTTACGCGAGAACGCCGAACGCACGCCCGATGACGACCATCAAGGACAGCGTCCACGACCACATCGAGGTCGAGGGCGTCGCCGCCGACTTGCTGGATACGCCGCCCGTCCAGCGGCTCCGCCGCATCAAGCAGCTGGGCACCGTCGCGCTCGTCTACCCCTCCGCGAACCACACGCGCTTCGAGCACTCCCTGGGCGTCTTCCACCTCGCCGACCGCGCGCTCGACCACCTCGGCATCGCCGGCCAGCGCGCCGACCGCGTGCGCGCCGCGGCGGTCCTCCACGACGTCGGCCACAGCCCGTACAGCCACAACGTCGAGGGCGTCGTCGCCCGCCGCACCGGCAAGGAACACGACGACGTGGACGAACTCGTCACCGAGGGCCGCGTCGCCGCCGTCCTCGACGACCACGACATCGACCCCGAGGAGGTCGCGGCGCTGATTCGCGGCGACGGCGAACTCGCCCAGTTGGTCGCGGGCGAACTGGACGTGGACCGGATGGACTATCTCGTGCGGGACGCCCACCACACCGGCGTCCCCTACGGCACCATCGACCACGGCCGCCTCGTCCGCGAACTGACGTTCATCGACGGCGACCTCGTGCTCGACGAGGGGAACGTCCAGACTGCCGAGTCCCTCCTGCTGGCGCGCGCGCTGATGAACCCGACCGTCTACAGCCACCACGTCGCCCGCATCAGCAAGTCGATGCTCCGCCGCGGCACCGAAGCCCTCCTGAACACCACGGAAATCGACGCCGAGCAGCTCCGCCGCATGGACGACCACGAGCTCTCCGTCGCCCTGCGAACTCACGACGCGAGCCGCGAGTTCGGCCGCCGGCTCGCCGAGCGCGACCTCTACAAGCGCGCCGTCTGGGCGGAGATGGGCGACGTCAGCGACGCCCTCCTCGACGCCGACCACGACGAAATCCGCGAGTTCGAGCGCGAGGTCGCCGAGGACGCGGGCGTCGATTCGGACGCCGTAATCTTGGACGTCCCCGGGAAGCCGTCGATGCGCGAGTCCACGACCGGCGTGCTGGTCGGCGGGGAGGTCCGCCGGCTGGACGAACAATCCACGCTCGTGCGCGCGCTCCAGGTCGCCCAGCGCGAGCAGTGGCGCCTCGGCGTCTACGCGCCCGAACCGCACCTCGAAGCCGTCGGCCACGCCGCCGAGCGCGTGCTCGGCCTCGAAACCGACGGTGCGCTCATCAGCGACGTGAACACGCCCGGGCGGTACGCGTCGCTGACAGAGTTCGAGTAGCGTGACCGACTGGAAGGAGGTCACGTTACGGCGAGCGCGGAGCGCGTGCTCGAACGCATTGAGAGCACGCCCACCGCGTCGAGTAACCTTGACGGTGCCGCGGGCGCACCTCCCGGTATGGAACTCTCCGGAACCGTCCTCTGGGGCGAGGAGTACGAGCCCGTGGAGGGCACGCTCGTCGTCGAGGACGGCGAGGTCGTCCGACTGGACGAGGAACTGACCGACTCCGAGGACGTCGTGTTGCCGGCGTTCGTGAACGCGCACACCCACCTCGGGGACTCCATCGCGAAGGAGGCGGGCCGCGGGCTCACGCTCGAAGAACTCGTCGCACCGCCGGACGGCCTGAAACACCGATTGCTCCGCGAGGCGAGCCGCGAGGAGCTCGTCGAGGGGATGCGACGCAGCCTCCAGTTCATGCACCAGACGGGCACGACGCGCACGCTGGAGTTCCGGGAGGGCGGCGTCGAGGGCGTGCACGCGCTCCGCGAGGCCGCCGAGGGCACGGGCGTAGACCCGTTCATCTTCGGGCGGGAGACGACGGACGTGCTCGGCGTCGCGGACGGGTTCGGCGCGAGCGGCGCGGCCGACGGCGAGTTCGGCAAGGAGCGCAACGCCGCCCGTGACGCCGGGAAGCCGTTCGCCATCCACGCCGGCGAGGTGGACTCGCGGGACATCAACCCCGCCATCGACCTCGACCCGGACTTGCTCGTGCACATGGTCCACGCCGAGGGCCTGCACCTCGACCGCGTCGAGGACAACGGGATTCCGGTCGCGGTGTGTCCGCGGTCGAACCTCGTGACGGACGTCGGGACGCCGCCGGTCAGCGAGCTGTTAGACCGCACGACGGTCGCGCTCGGCACGGACAACGTGATGACGAACAGCCCGTCGATGTTCCGCGAGATGGCGTTCGCGTCGAAGCTCTTCGACGTCTCCGCGCCCGAGGTGCTGCGGATGGCGACCCGCGCGGGCGCCGAGATTCTGGGCGAGGACCACGGCGTCCTCGAAGCCGGCCGCGAAGCCCGCGTGCTCGTGCTCGACGGCGATTCGGACAACCTGACTGGCGTCCGCGACCCCGTGCGCGCGGTCGTGCGCCGCGCCGGCGCCAGCGACGTGAAGCGGGTCGTCACGCCCGAGTCGCTGGCGGAGTAGCCGCCGACCGGGAATCCGCCCCGAAAGTTAAGCCGCTCCCCGACAATCGGTCACACACATGGGCCGCTACGAGCGCATCCTCGTGCCGACCGACGGCAGCGAGGAGACACGGGAGGCGGTCGAACACGCCATCGACCTCGCCGCCGAACACGACGCGACCGTCCACGCGCTGTACGTCGTCAACTCCGCGAGCTTCTCCGGGCTCCCGATGGAGTCCTCGTGGGAGAGCGTCGCCGCGATGATGAACGAGGAGGGCGCCGCCGCGCTCGACGACGTCGAGGCGCTGGCGGACGACCGCGGCGTCCCCGTCGAGCGCGCGCTCGTCGACGGCAACCCCAGCCGGGAGATTGTCCGGTACGCCGAGGACTGTGACCTCGTCGTGATGGGCACGCACGGCCGCGGCGGCATCGACCGGCTGCTGCTCGGGAGCGTCGCGGAGAAAGTCGTCCGGTCGTCGTCGGTGCCGGTGTTGACGGTGCGCGTCGACGACGAGAGCTAGGCGCCGTCCGCCGGCCGGAGGTGCTGGCAGTCCCCCGCGTGGACGACCGTTCTGCCGTCTTCCGTTTCCACGACGAGCGCGCCGTGCTCGGTGACGTCCACGGCGTCGCCGACCACGTCCCCGTCGGCGGTTTCGACGCGGACGCGCTGTCCGAGCGTCGCGGCGCGGTCCCGCCACGCGTCGAGCACGGCGTCGGGGTCTTCGCGGAGTTCGTGGAACCGTTCGAGGAACCGCTGGACGAACGCGCGGCGCTCGACGTCCCCCGCTTCCGCGCGCACGCTCGTCGCGTCCCCGGCCAGTTCCTCGGGCTCGACGTTGGCGTTCACGCCGACCCCGACGACCACCCACGAGACCCGGCTCGCCTCGCCCTCCATCTCCGTGAGCACGCCCGCGAGCTTGTCGCCGCCACGCTCGGCCCCCTCGCGGGGGACGATGCAGTCGTTGGGCCACTTGATGGCGGCGTCCACGCCGGCCTCCCGAGCGGCGTCGGTGACTGCTACTGCGGCCGCGAGCGTCACCAGCGGGACGCGCGCCGGCGGGACGTCCGGCCGCAACACGAGGCTCATCCAGACGCCGCCGGACGGCGACGACCACTCGCGGCCGCGCCGCCCGCGCCCGCCGGTCTGACGGTCCGCGAGCACCACCACGTCACTGGCACCGTCGGCGGCGAGTTCCCGCGCGCGGTCGTTCGTGCTCGGGAGCGCGTCGTGGTACTCTACGTCGAACGGCGCGTCCAGCCCGAAATCGACGGCTTCGGCGCCGTACTCGGGAACCCCCGCGAGCGCGTACCCGTCGCTCGTGCTCTCGACGGCGAACCCGGCCTCGCGGAGC
Protein-coding sequences here:
- a CDS encoding HD domain-containing protein; its protein translation is MTTIKDSVHDHIEVEGVAADLLDTPPVQRLRRIKQLGTVALVYPSANHTRFEHSLGVFHLADRALDHLGIAGQRADRVRAAAVLHDVGHSPYSHNVEGVVARRTGKEHDDVDELVTEGRVAAVLDDHDIDPEEVAALIRGDGELAQLVAGELDVDRMDYLVRDAHHTGVPYGTIDHGRLVRELTFIDGDLVLDEGNVQTAESLLLARALMNPTVYSHHVARISKSMLRRGTEALLNTTEIDAEQLRRMDDHELSVALRTHDASREFGRRLAERDLYKRAVWAEMGDVSDALLDADHDEIREFEREVAEDAGVDSDAVILDVPGKPSMRESTTGVLVGGEVRRLDEQSTLVRALQVAQREQWRLGVYAPEPHLEAVGHAAERVLGLETDGALISDVNTPGRYASLTEFE
- a CDS encoding DUF7537 family lipoprotein, with the protein product MRKQIAAVAVAALLVLAGCSAGGGAGTTAPGTATGADAVYESPLNGTTVAQNHEAVVREAGSFTLVSTSTQTQAGQSFTREGSTAVDLDSGAYLSNRTVRGQNVLQYGYGNGTAFQRVTVGNQTQYAVPQQTPNTTQLAGDQLASFVGLFAFSYNGTESADGTTVHVYEANGVDAINESAPGFANLDTSNLTNVSSEVRVTDDGLVTEFGYSLSIDTGDGEASASLNQQYLDVGSTEVSEPAWLDEARANTSA
- a CDS encoding universal stress protein, which encodes MGRYERILVPTDGSEETREAVEHAIDLAAEHDATVHALYVVNSASFSGLPMESSWESVAAMMNEEGAAALDDVEALADDRGVPVERALVDGNPSREIVRYAEDCDLVVMGTHGRGGIDRLLLGSVAEKVVRSSSVPVLTVRVDDES
- a CDS encoding amidohydrolase family protein encodes the protein MELSGTVLWGEEYEPVEGTLVVEDGEVVRLDEELTDSEDVVLPAFVNAHTHLGDSIAKEAGRGLTLEELVAPPDGLKHRLLREASREELVEGMRRSLQFMHQTGTTRTLEFREGGVEGVHALREAAEGTGVDPFIFGRETTDVLGVADGFGASGAADGEFGKERNAARDAGKPFAIHAGEVDSRDINPAIDLDPDLLVHMVHAEGLHLDRVEDNGIPVAVCPRSNLVTDVGTPPVSELLDRTTVALGTDNVMTNSPSMFREMAFASKLFDVSAPEVLRMATRAGAEILGEDHGVLEAGREARVLVLDGDSDNLTGVRDPVRAVVRRAGASDVKRVVTPESLAE
- a CDS encoding biotin--[acetyl-CoA-carboxylase] ligase, which codes for MNETRRAVLDALADGPVAGPALADDLGISRTAVWKHVEALREAGFAVESTSDGYALAGVPEYGAEAVDFGLDAPFDVEYHDALPSTNDRARELAADGASDVVVLADRQTGGRGRRGREWSSPSGGVWMSLVLRPDVPPARVPLVTLAAAVAVTDAAREAGVDAAIKWPNDCIVPREGAERGGDKLAGVLTEMEGEASRVSWVVVGVGVNANVEPEELAGDATSVRAEAGDVERRAFVQRFLERFHELREDPDAVLDAWRDRAATLGQRVRVETADGDVVGDAVDVTEHGALVVETEDGRTVVHAGDCQHLRPADGA
- the cofD gene encoding 2-phospho-L-lactate transferase; this translates as MTTFLAGGTGTPKLLAGGREVFDPADATVVANTGDDVELGGLFVCPDVDTVLFEGGGVLDRETWWGIEGDDATTHDYLTDLSREAGIEPGPRYLPDDRQTAGRDLARWRRFSAASEFMFIGDRDRAVHVLRTSLLDEGNSLTEVTRTLADAFDVTADVVPMSDDPVATIVHTPDGPVHFQEFWVAEDGEPAVEDVEFRGADRAAPSDAALEALRDGPVVIGPSNPVTSIGPMLALDGVREALRETTVVAVSPFVEDEVFSGPAAKLMDAVGYEPSTAGVADAYPFADAFVLDDADNTSLDRPVVRTDTEMNDDADAERVARACQQAVERASGEVA